A section of the Lineus longissimus chromosome 1, tnLinLong1.2, whole genome shotgun sequence genome encodes:
- the LOC135502543 gene encoding decapping and exoribonuclease protein-like, producing the protein MKRRSSPPRDTRNKVPRLEGLVEPVPKFLSNNANNFSQNFPFFREPREVGCFCLDESRQYHNDNHLLKFYRPPSNTKNLHLDLRLGYDTFIKQDDAGKISSPIDDLLRWIRDHPNKFLPPTITDAASPDARNRGKIFTDFICWRGLLTKLLCTPFEEREGWIVSVVKFHDTYYMCEYETQERIDERNNTSQRQEEMSYWGYKFEQYVVASKPHGQPENASTPVNSNPGYNVVVRSRLESHSLVFAGEVDCCDPDNPKTMVELKTSRLLTHPRQESSFMRFKLKKWWAQSFLVGIPKIICGFRDDDGIVRELKTYRTMEIPNMVRDKPNMWNAGICFNFLNAFLSFVKKVMVMDNSTRSPYVFRYKPKVSRDKVVWECHPPDSMYSFLPDWYVQDDAELADCSK; encoded by the exons ATGAAAAGACGTTCCTCCCCTCCCAGGGACACCCGAAATAAGGTTCCTCGCCTCGAGGGTTTAGTGGAACCAGTTCCAAAATTCCTATCAAACAATGCCAACAATTTTAGCCAAAATTTCCCTTTCTTCAGAGAACCAAGGGAAGTGGGCTGTTTCTGCCTAGATGAGTCGAGACAATATCACAATGACAACCATCTGTTAAAGTTCTATCGCCCTCCCTCAAACACGAAAAACCTACACCTTGATCTGCGTCTTGGTTATGACACTTTTATAAAGCAAGACGATGCTGGTAAGATCAGTAGTCCAATCGATGATTTACTGCGCTGGATTCGGGATCACCCAAACAAGTTTCTCCCACCAACAATTACGGATGCTGCTTCTCCTGATGCCAGAAACCGTGGAAA gaTCTTCACAGATTTCATATGCTGGCGTGGCCTGTTGACCAAGTTACTTTGCACTCCATTTGAAGAAAGAGAAGGATGGATTGTGTCTGTGGTCAAGTTTCACGATACCTACTACATGTGCGAGTACGAAACACAGGAGAGAATTGACGAGCGGAATAATACGTCTCAAAGACAGGAGGAGATGTCATATTGGGGCTACAAGTTTGAGCAGTATGTAGTGGCTT CCAAGCCACATGGACAGCCAGAGAATGCCAGTACTCCTGTGAATAGCAACCCAGGGTACAATGTGGTGGTGAGATCCAGACTGGAGTCTCATTCATTAG TTTTTGCTGGTGAAGTAGACTGTTGTGATCCAGATAATCCTAAGACTATGGTTGAACTTAAAACAAGCAGACTGCTCACTCATCCAAGACAAGAAAGTTCATTCATGAG ATTCAAGCTGAAGAAGTGGTGGGCCCAGTCATTCCTGGTTGGTATCCCCAAGATCATATGTGGCTTCAGAGATGATGATGGAATTGTCAGGGAACTTAAAACGTACAGGACTATGGAGATACCAAATATGGTCAGA GACAAACCCAACATGTGGAATGCAGGAATCTGTTTCAACTTTCTCAATGCTTTCCTCTCATTTGTGAAGAAAGTCATGGTAATGGATAACAGTACCAG GTCTCCATATGTATTCCGCTATAAGCCAAAAGTTTCCAGAGACAAAGTGGTATGGGAGTGCCACCCTCCTGATTCGATGTATTCATTTCTACCTGATTGGTATGTGCAGGATGATGCTGAACTTGCAGATTGTTCCAAATGA
- the LOC135494336 gene encoding zinc finger CCCH domain-containing protein 13-like, with translation MAAAETLAPVKSKDPKFSSSSKGSVSSLGREDTFPVDKPAEKESTFTVDSTEKTKEKTKVLEERRRSQFNSNLADDSKNIQSKMAKGKDKDKGKKGKDGDKKGSDAQKPGSAGKDPPKDNSSKDNGKDKQDVKKTNSENEKPDASTAGDSEKQTDSKTNDDTPPENKGEKDDPAKKPDAGDDQGSAMGNTASTEDDKKQMSSSQVSLGSKSRRNSFLNAKHVTSVSLKKDANDADGSRRGSAVSGKDGKDNPDSHKDDEGEKPAETDTKEPDTVIESPKGGPTLDEDKGEEKAADEPKPEEKERTDADSDRKGKAGNGDKNSDENKTNTEDSDKKDEKDVGDGDKKEPEKSASPEVSSEKQKETGEEVKEEVKGDPKAPVITKEKEEEKPPTPKPKTPAPEPKQEPKPEKEETKKKDENDDKPNVAKEKKEESDRTREKDREAEKSSERAQEKEPEAPSKDTTREADGTKPDSFENNGNAEEDGKDVEKERTRTMEDDNADRTDGAPHESNSDDQVDNAQSRENTDIEGVEESDGEEEDRRKELAEDEKVREPTPRKRPTPTPRTPKSKERNVPNHPSSRPTQREPSEPIMRERTPAREPPRHGRGKDYPGKPTRVENPPRKGPNKNTPREENEPPPDNTKYKPNRKISDMSDSDTNQGRSNRGGNWGERGANKPFGRSSQMGPAKKRQSYSDDPNSDLEMRTPRSKPKRGPQPYTTGNSPRYEGSKASPRYEKSPRYEVPKKSPRYKPQSPELEDSDSSDPFLKFDRNSENLADLEKDTMNVLEVIRNMQDENRRAMSENSKLREKNIKLHQTVGELRGEMDELYEEKEDAQRRLAEEGKKENYVRKLEKDMMNAEHDRQKYLAKIQVLEDESRKQQRRIADKDTEISVAIGELQQLQRENEKLLRERVALSSRSPRQQRHRVAVTEVSDAGTQTFHSEMDTDGDVGMADILKQEVKSLKDYNSHLQKSLREEMSRRELVQSLLDDVMTTNEGFRKHVVKIADSNSEVDSLTTQLREMEVSQRKMMTENTQLKASLTLLEAQKQKDDAIEEILTGRSSMRDRSLEKRLEEMEQKLRLSEHRVVDLEGYLDQIYNNDDVKIVIRSDQRSNVTDTSLPNGLPALMPSVYPDRSQPSAFTKVDLNAYNSYARLAKNKTRFTKRF, from the coding sequence ATGGCAGCTGCTGAGACTTTGGCACCTGTGAAATCAAAAGATCCTAAGTTTAGTAGCTCTTCCAAGGGGAGTGTGTCTTCCCTTGGACGAGAGGACACGTTTCCTGTGGACAAACCTGCAGAAAAGGAGAGCACGTTCACGGTTGATTCAACGGAGAAGACGAAGGAGAAAACTAAAGTTCTTGAAGAACGCAGACGTTCTCAGTTCAACAGTAATTTAGCAGACGACAGtaaaaatattcaatcaaaaatgGCAAAAGGAAAGGATAAGGACAAGGGTAAGAAAGGCAAAGATGGCGACAAAAAAGGAAGTGACGCACAGAAACCTGGATCTGCTGGGAAAGATCCGCCAAAGGATAATAGCTCAAAGGATAATGGTAAAGATAAACAAGACGTTAAAAAGACAAATAGTGAAAATGAAAAACCTGACGCTTCAACCGCGGGCGATTCAGAAAAGCAAACAGACTCTAAAACAAATGACGATACTCCGCCTGAAAACAAAGGTGAGAAAGATGATCCGGCAAAGAAACCTGACGCTGGTGACGATCAAGGATCGGCAATGGGCAACACGGCCTCAACAGAAGACGATAAAAAACAAATGTCTTCATCGCAGGTATCATTGGGTAGCAAATCACGCCGGAACTCTTTTCTAAATGCCAAGCATGTTACGAGCGTTTCGTTGAAGAAGGACGCTAATGACGCAGACGGGTCGAGGCGAGGCAGTGCGGTGTCCGGCAAAGATGGTAAAGATAATCCAGATAGTCATAAAGATGATGAAGGAGAGAAACCGGCCGAAACTGATACCAAGGAGCCAGATACGGTCATAGAGTCACCAAAAGGTGGTCCGACGTTGGATGAGGATAAAGGGGAAGAAAAGGCTGCTGATGAACCAAAACCGGAGGAAAAAGAAAGAACTGATGCAGATAGCGATAGGAAAGGAAAAGCTGGCAATGGTGATAAAAATAGTGATGAAAACAAAACGAATACTGAGGATTCTGATAAGAAAGACGAAAAGGACGTAGGTGATGGTGATAAGAAAGAACCAGAGAAGAGTGCAAGTCCCGAAGTGTCCTCTGAAAAGCAGAAGGAAACAGGGGAGGAAGTGAAAGAAGAGGTGAAGGGTGATCCTAAAGCACCGGTAATAACTAAGGAGAAAGAAGAGGAGAAACCACCAACCCCAAAACCGAAGACTCCGGCACCAGAACCAAAACAAGAGCCTAAACCTGAGAAAGAGGAAACGAAAAAGAAGGACGAAAATGATGATAAGCCGAATGTCGCAAAGGAAAAGAAAGAGGAATCTGATAGAACTCGGGAGAAGGATCGGGAGGCCGAGAAATCGTCAGagagagcacaagaaaaggaaCCAGAAGCCCCATCAAAAGATACAACCAGAGAAGCAGATGGCACTAAGCCGGATAGTTTTGAAAATAATGggaatgctgaagaagatggCAAGGACGTCGAAAAGGAACGAACGAGGACAATGGAGGATGACAATGCTGATCGAACAGATGGTGCGCCTCACGAATCAAATAGTGATGATCAGGTTGATAATGCACAGAGTAGAGAAAATACTGATATTGAAGGAGTGGAGGAGTCTGATGGTGAAGAAGAGGATCGAAGGAAAGAACTTGCAGAGGACGAGAAAGTGAGGGAGCCAACTCCACGGAAGCGACCGACGCCAACTCCAAGGACTCCGAAATCAAAAGAAAGGAATGTCCCAAATCACCCAAGTTCTCGGCCTACACAGAGAGAACCAAGCGAACCGATAATGAGAGAAAGGACTCCTGCCAGGGAACCTCCAAGGCATGGGAGGGGTAAAGACTATCCAGGCAAGCCTACTCGCGTTGAAAACCCTCCGAGGAAGGGACCAAATAAAAATACACCAAGAGAAGAAAATGAACCTCCGCCGGATAACACAAAGTATAAGCCAAATAGGAAAATAAGTGACATGTCCGACTCTGATACGAATCAGGGTAGGAGCAACCGTGGGGGTAATTGGGGAGAAAGGGGTGCCAATAAGCCGTTTGGAAGAAGTTCGCAAATGGGTCCAGCTAAGAAGCGTCAAAGCTATTCCGATGATCCCAACAGTGACTTGGAAATGCGAACACCGCGTTCAAAACCTAAGCGGGGTCCGCAACCGTATACTACTGGTAACAGCCCCAGGTACGAAGGATCTAAGGCCAGTCCAAGGTATGAGAAAAGTCCACGGTATGAAGTGCCTAAAAAAAGTCCGCGTTATAAACCGCAGTCGCCAGAACTAGAGGACAGTGATTCTAGTGATCCCTTTTTGAAATTTGATCGGAACTCTGAAAACctggctgaccttgaaaaggacaCTATGAATGTTCTGGAAGTTATTCGGAACATGCAGGATGAGAATAGGCGAGCAATGTCTGAGAATTCAAAATTGCGGGAGAAAAATATCAAACTACATCAGACTGTTGGTGAACTGAGGGGGGAAATGGATGAGTTGTACGAGGAGAAAGAGGATGCTCAGAGACGTTTAGCGGAGGAGGGTAAAAAGGAAAACTACGTCAGGAAACTTGAGAAGGATATGATGAATGCGGAACACGACAGGCAGAAGTACTTGGCTAAGATCCAGGTTTTGGAGGATGAATCGAGGAAACAACAAAGGAGAATCGCGGATAAAGATACTGAGATATCTGTTGCTATTGGTGAATTGCAGCAACTGCAGCGAGAGAATGAGAAGCTGTTGAGAGAACGGGTGGCGCTGTCCTCGCGAAGTCCTCGTCAGCAGCGGCATCGCGTTGCTGTGACTGAGGTCAGCGATGCCGGGACTCAAACATTCCACAGTGAAATGGATACTGATGGGGATGTGGGAATGGCCGATATTCTGAAGCAGGAGGTAAAGTCTTTGAAAGATTACAATTCACACTTACAAAAATCACTACGAGAGGAAATGTCAAGGCGGGAATTGGTGCAGAGTCttcttgatgacgtcatgaccacgAATGAGGGATTTCGGAAACACGTGGTCAAAATTGCGGATAGTAACAGTGAAGTGGATTCACTGACCACACAGTTGCGTGAGATGGAGGTATCACAGCGCAAAATGATGACGGAGAACACACAATTGAAGGCGTCCTTGACTTTGTTAGAAGCTCAGAAACAGAAGGACGACGCTATTGAGGAAATTCTCACAGGGCGTTCGTCAATGCGGGACAGGAGTTTAGAGAAACGCTTGGAGGAAATGGAACAAAAACTGCGCCTTTCTGAGCACCGTGTGGTCGACCTTGAGGGGTATTTAGATCAGATTTACAACAATGACGATGTGAAAATCGTGATAAGGTCAGATCAAAGGTCAAATGTTACAGACACCAGTCTTCCCAATGGTCTTCCTGCCCTCATGCCCAGTGTTTATCCGGACAGAAGTCAACCTTCAGCGTTCACAAAAGTAGACTTGAACGCATACAACAGCTATGCGCGCCTGGCTAAGAACAAGACTAGATTTACCAAGCGATTTTAG